The following coding sequences are from one Comamonas koreensis window:
- a CDS encoding 5-(carboxyamino)imidazole ribonucleotide synthase, with translation MSTTSHSAPAQDQAQAILPGATLGVLGGGQLGRMFAHAAQSMGYFTAVLDADATSPAGLVSHHHVRSGYEDPQGLAELARLCAAVTTEFENVPAAALNQLAQSLPVSPAGASVAIAQDRAAEKAHFVKCGVPCAPYAVIETAEQLAAVNDALLPGILKTSRMGYDGKGQIRVKTREELTAAWAELKQVACVLEKMLPLAHECSVIVARSRQGDIVHLPVQRNLHREGILAVTEVYAGNLPAAQAEQAIAAAQSVAQGLDYVGVLCVEFFVLDGGQLVVNEIAPRPHNSGHYSQNALDVSQFELQVRCMANLPLVQPRQHSAAIMLNLLGDLWFKDSASAQTPAWDQVLALPGCHLHLYGKVDAKRGRKMGHLNITAATPEQVRETALKAAAILGIAAF, from the coding sequence ATGAGCACCACCAGCCACAGCGCCCCGGCGCAAGACCAGGCCCAAGCCATTTTGCCCGGCGCCACCCTGGGCGTGCTGGGCGGCGGCCAGCTGGGCCGCATGTTTGCCCATGCCGCCCAGTCGATGGGCTACTTCACCGCCGTGCTGGATGCGGATGCGACCAGCCCGGCCGGCCTGGTCAGCCACCACCATGTGCGCAGCGGCTATGAAGACCCGCAAGGCCTGGCCGAGCTGGCGCGCCTGTGCGCTGCGGTGACCACCGAGTTCGAGAATGTGCCCGCCGCCGCGCTGAACCAGCTCGCGCAAAGCCTGCCGGTGTCGCCCGCCGGCGCATCCGTGGCCATCGCCCAGGACCGCGCTGCGGAAAAAGCCCACTTTGTGAAATGCGGCGTGCCCTGCGCACCCTATGCGGTCATAGAGACGGCCGAGCAGCTGGCCGCCGTCAACGACGCGCTGCTGCCCGGCATTTTGAAGACCTCCCGCATGGGCTATGACGGCAAGGGCCAGATCCGCGTCAAGACCCGCGAGGAGCTGACTGCAGCCTGGGCCGAGCTCAAGCAGGTGGCCTGCGTGCTCGAGAAGATGCTGCCGCTCGCCCATGAGTGCTCGGTCATCGTCGCGCGCAGCCGCCAGGGCGATATCGTGCACCTGCCGGTGCAGCGCAACCTGCACCGCGAAGGCATTCTGGCGGTGACCGAGGTCTATGCCGGCAACCTGCCTGCCGCGCAGGCCGAGCAGGCCATTGCGGCGGCCCAGTCGGTGGCCCAGGGCCTGGACTATGTCGGCGTGCTCTGTGTGGAGTTCTTTGTGCTCGATGGCGGCCAGCTGGTCGTCAACGAGATCGCCCCGCGCCCGCACAACAGCGGCCACTACAGCCAGAACGCGCTGGATGTGTCGCAGTTCGAGCTGCAGGTGCGCTGCATGGCCAACCTGCCCTTGGTGCAACCGCGCCAGCACAGCGCTGCCATCATGCTCAACCTGCTGGGCGACCTGTGGTTCAAGGACAGCGCCAGCGCGCAGACCCCCGCCTGGGACCAGGTGCTGGCCCTGCCCGGCTGCCACCTGCACCTGTACGGCAAGGTCGATGCCAAGCGTGGCCGCAAGATGGGCCACCTGAACATCACGGCTGCCACGCCCGAGCAGGTGCGCGAGACGGCACTCAAAGCCGCTGCCATCCTGGGCATTGCCGCGTTCTAA
- a CDS encoding LysR family transcriptional regulator, producing the protein MQPFDLNDLFYFVQVVDHGGFAPAGRALGMPKSKLSRRIALLEERLGVRLLLRSTRKFAVTELGQTYYQHCKAMLVEAEAAQLSIEAVQSQPRGVVRLSCPITLLHELVERMLTDFMVMYPEVTIQLEATNRPVDVIGEGFDVAIRVRTMPLEDSDLSVRMLSVHAQHLVASPILTARQGIVRSPADLSQWPSLWLGSPEQQFVWKLEHDSMPSIQVPHTPRLITTDMVALRSAAMAGLGVVQLPMIMVHEQLDKGTLVKVLPEWGPRKEAVHAVFASRRGMLPAVRALIDHLAAAFAKVPGC; encoded by the coding sequence ATGCAGCCATTCGACCTCAATGACCTGTTCTATTTCGTCCAAGTCGTCGACCATGGCGGCTTTGCGCCCGCCGGGCGCGCGCTGGGCATGCCCAAGTCCAAGCTCAGCCGCCGCATTGCGCTGCTCGAAGAGCGCCTGGGCGTGCGCCTTTTGCTGCGCTCCACACGCAAGTTCGCGGTGACCGAGCTGGGCCAGACCTACTACCAGCACTGCAAGGCCATGCTGGTCGAGGCCGAGGCCGCGCAGCTGAGCATCGAGGCGGTGCAGTCCCAGCCCCGGGGCGTCGTGCGCCTGAGCTGCCCCATCACCTTGCTCCATGAACTGGTCGAGCGCATGCTGACCGACTTCATGGTCATGTACCCCGAGGTGACGATCCAGCTGGAGGCCACCAACCGCCCGGTCGATGTGATTGGCGAGGGCTTTGACGTGGCGATCCGCGTGCGCACCATGCCGCTGGAGGACAGTGACCTGTCGGTGCGCATGCTTTCTGTCCATGCCCAGCACCTGGTGGCCAGCCCCATCCTGACCGCGCGCCAGGGCATTGTGCGCAGCCCTGCCGATCTGTCGCAGTGGCCCAGCCTCTGGCTGGGTTCGCCCGAGCAGCAGTTTGTGTGGAAGCTCGAACACGACAGCATGCCCAGCATCCAGGTCCCGCACACGCCTCGCCTGATCACGACCGACATGGTGGCACTGCGCAGTGCGGCGATGGCCGGCCTGGGCGTGGTGCAGTTGCCGATGATTATGGTGCACGAGCAGCTGGACAAAGGCACCTTGGTCAAAGTGCTGCCCGAATGGGGCCCGCGCAAGGAGGCAGTGCATGCGGTATTCGCCTCCCGCCGGGGCATGCTGCCGGCGGTGCGGGCATTGATCGACCATCTGGCGGCCGCATTCGCCAAAGTGCCCGGCTGCTGA
- a CDS encoding pirin family protein: MKNVLHVQDAPRQHWVGDGFPVRSLFSYQSHGKLLSPFLLLDFAGPAEFAPASAPRGVGQHPHRGFETVTIVYDGEVAHRDSTGQGGEIGPGDVQWMTAGAGILHEEFHSPAFTAHGGTLRMLQLWVNLPAKDKGAPAGYQAIVQSQIPAVALPGGGQLRVIAGDYQGQQGPAKTFTPMQVWDLRLVAGEKLELELPEGWSTALAIVQGIVLVNGNDVAREAQLVVMAQEGRKLTLEANGDVALLLMSGEPIDEPIVGYGPFVMNSQQEIVQAVNDFNSGKFGSMRA; encoded by the coding sequence ATGAAAAACGTACTGCATGTCCAAGACGCACCCCGCCAGCACTGGGTTGGCGACGGCTTTCCTGTGCGTTCACTGTTTTCCTACCAAAGCCACGGCAAGCTGCTGAGCCCCTTTTTGCTGCTCGATTTTGCCGGCCCGGCCGAGTTTGCCCCTGCCAGCGCGCCGCGCGGTGTGGGCCAGCACCCGCACCGGGGCTTTGAGACCGTGACCATCGTCTATGACGGCGAGGTCGCGCACCGCGACTCGACCGGCCAGGGCGGCGAGATAGGCCCTGGCGATGTGCAATGGATGACGGCCGGCGCTGGCATCCTGCACGAGGAGTTCCATTCGCCTGCGTTTACCGCCCATGGTGGCACGCTGCGCATGCTGCAGCTGTGGGTCAACCTGCCTGCCAAGGACAAGGGCGCGCCCGCGGGCTACCAGGCGATTGTCCAGTCGCAGATCCCTGCGGTGGCCTTGCCTGGCGGCGGCCAACTGCGCGTGATTGCCGGCGATTACCAAGGCCAGCAGGGCCCTGCCAAGACCTTCACGCCGATGCAGGTCTGGGATCTGCGCCTGGTCGCCGGTGAAAAGCTGGAGCTGGAGCTGCCCGAAGGCTGGAGCACGGCGCTGGCCATCGTGCAGGGCATCGTGCTGGTCAACGGCAACGATGTGGCGCGCGAGGCGCAGCTGGTGGTGATGGCCCAGGAAGGCCGCAAGCTGACACTGGAGGCCAATGGCGATGTCGCCTTGCTGCTGATGAGCGGCGAGCCCATCGACGAGCCCATCGTCGGCTACGGCCCCTTTGTGATGAACAGCCAGCAGGAGATCGTGCAGGCGGTCAATGACTTCAACAGCGGCAAGTTTGGCAGCATGCGGGCTTGA
- a CDS encoding DUF5979 domain-containing protein produces MLKQSWWPFLLHRAKAKAAVLLFAASPLYALAQVADVQITKSGPSSAVGGTPVSYVLEMDNNGPNAANGARFEDVLPAGLANVTLACTLATGGATCPADLALAGGVVSGTLASFPNQGKVRVEIQARFGVTGPSTLTNTATISAPAGTSDPVPGSNSSSISTAMRYEVNLAVTKTQSSDSFQSGVPLTYTISLRNNGVGAADGVALYDRLSNSFISHIGADLVFNQCTASGGAQCPDNASFPNHSGANDYGPVFNATVPVLPPGGAVVVTYTMTPYLVPNAACGRPAGQLFNQASLQLLDGMVDTTPADNQQTAILQVPGTPACPTTDLQVSKTQDPPVPAMGDLVTYTMTLVNAGPNAANGASIADIIRTHGGSANYFAVDTQFQSCFAEGGAVCPPSSEFLEPSGNASYVSLFNTQVPVLPVNGRLTIIYQVQTRFNGSIPCGRTLGGLNNEFSANPPDNMTDSNTSNNVASVGILVPATPACPRTDLAVTKTQSADLYQPGVPVHYTMTVTNKGPAAADGASIADRLITFELANRLDVQSSAISCSAAGGAVCPDASVFPAPYTGSISGFSWPFQAQVPQLPVGGSLTIGYSLTYSYSQSSCDWPSGYLVNEFSANPGDGVEEAVPSDNVATTAMQRFSCSNVSVNKSVNPVTATSGAQVTYAVDMHNAGPADTSNVVFSDPLPAGVVFSDASCSVLVAPAQCGATVDYDPATRTVSSVVTSLGNGGAVRFVIQTTAGGQPGTYTNTAYAAVPAGVIDPILASNESYVNLQIFAPTTTKTVTKSIAGLATGLPQAMTFSGSLRCGTQPAQTWTATVAAGATSGTSAALTVFEGDSCTATEDTPPAAPAGYGWSGAPEIAEQAQGFTVTNRLQRLTGGVQLTKRITGPAAGVAAANGSFDFSLDCGPDGMHTASVTVANGQEASVHLADLPANASCTVTETGKAAAPAGYQWRAPVYSANPVVIPAGSDVALSVSNPLTSNGSVVDPIDGGNNGKLRAVPVGSPWAYLVLTGLIAGLGMARRRRML; encoded by the coding sequence TGAGCTATGTGCTGGAGATGGATAACAACGGTCCCAACGCGGCGAATGGCGCGCGTTTTGAGGACGTGTTGCCCGCCGGTCTGGCGAATGTCACGCTGGCCTGTACGCTGGCCACGGGTGGTGCGACCTGCCCGGCCGATCTGGCCTTGGCCGGTGGCGTGGTGTCTGGCACGTTGGCCAGCTTTCCCAACCAGGGCAAGGTGCGGGTGGAGATCCAGGCCCGTTTTGGCGTGACGGGCCCCAGCACGTTGACCAATACAGCGACCATCAGTGCCCCGGCAGGGACCTCCGATCCGGTGCCGGGCTCCAACAGCAGCTCGATCAGCACGGCCATGCGCTATGAGGTGAACCTGGCCGTCACCAAGACGCAAAGCAGCGACAGCTTCCAAAGCGGCGTGCCGCTGACCTACACCATCAGCTTGCGCAACAACGGCGTGGGCGCTGCCGATGGCGTGGCGCTGTACGACCGGCTGAGCAACAGCTTTATCAGCCACATTGGGGCAGATCTGGTGTTCAACCAGTGCACGGCCAGCGGTGGCGCGCAATGCCCGGACAATGCCAGCTTCCCCAACCACAGCGGTGCCAACGACTACGGCCCGGTGTTCAACGCCACGGTGCCAGTGTTGCCGCCTGGTGGCGCGGTGGTCGTCACCTATACGATGACGCCTTATCTGGTGCCCAATGCCGCCTGCGGTCGCCCCGCCGGCCAGTTGTTCAACCAGGCTTCGCTCCAGCTGCTCGATGGCATGGTGGACACCACCCCGGCCGACAACCAGCAGACTGCCATTTTGCAGGTGCCCGGCACGCCCGCCTGTCCCACGACGGATCTGCAGGTGAGCAAGACCCAGGACCCGCCGGTGCCTGCCATGGGGGATCTGGTGACCTATACGATGACCTTGGTCAATGCTGGCCCGAACGCGGCCAACGGCGCCAGCATCGCGGACATCATCCGCACCCATGGCGGCTCGGCCAATTACTTCGCGGTCGACACGCAGTTTCAAAGCTGCTTCGCCGAAGGGGGCGCAGTCTGCCCACCGTCCTCGGAGTTCCTGGAGCCGAGCGGCAATGCCTCGTATGTGAGCTTGTTCAATACCCAGGTGCCGGTCTTGCCCGTCAACGGGCGGCTGACCATCATCTACCAGGTGCAAACCCGCTTCAATGGCAGCATTCCATGCGGGCGCACCCTGGGTGGTCTGAACAATGAGTTCTCGGCGAACCCGCCCGACAACATGACCGACTCCAACACCAGCAACAACGTGGCGTCGGTGGGTATCCTGGTGCCGGCCACGCCGGCATGCCCCAGAACGGATCTGGCGGTGACCAAGACGCAAAGCGCGGACCTGTACCAGCCGGGTGTGCCCGTCCATTACACGATGACCGTGACCAACAAGGGCCCTGCAGCTGCCGATGGTGCGTCCATCGCCGATCGTCTGATCACGTTTGAGTTGGCCAACCGCCTGGATGTGCAATCGTCTGCGATCAGCTGCTCAGCAGCCGGTGGTGCCGTGTGCCCGGACGCTTCAGTGTTTCCTGCGCCTTATACGGGCAGCATCAGCGGGTTTTCCTGGCCTTTCCAGGCGCAGGTGCCACAGCTGCCGGTGGGTGGCAGTCTGACCATCGGCTACAGCCTGACCTATAGCTATTCCCAAAGCAGCTGTGACTGGCCATCGGGCTATCTGGTCAACGAGTTCTCGGCCAACCCTGGCGATGGCGTCGAAGAGGCGGTGCCTTCCGACAACGTGGCCACGACGGCCATGCAGCGCTTTAGCTGCTCGAACGTGTCGGTCAACAAATCGGTCAACCCGGTCACGGCCACCAGCGGCGCGCAGGTGACCTACGCGGTGGACATGCACAACGCCGGCCCGGCCGACACCAGCAATGTGGTCTTCTCCGATCCACTGCCCGCTGGCGTGGTGTTCAGCGATGCCAGCTGCAGCGTGCTGGTGGCGCCTGCACAGTGCGGCGCAACGGTCGACTATGACCCGGCCACCCGCACCGTGAGCAGTGTGGTGACGTCGCTGGGCAATGGCGGCGCGGTGCGCTTTGTCATCCAGACCACCGCGGGTGGCCAACCGGGCACCTACACCAATACCGCCTATGCGGCGGTACCTGCTGGCGTGATTGACCCCATCCTTGCGTCCAACGAGAGCTATGTGAACCTGCAGATATTTGCACCGACGACCACCAAGACCGTGACCAAGAGCATTGCAGGCCTGGCGACGGGCTTGCCCCAGGCGATGACCTTCAGTGGCAGCCTGCGCTGCGGCACGCAGCCTGCGCAAACCTGGACGGCCACGGTCGCCGCAGGCGCGACCAGCGGCACCAGCGCAGCACTGACGGTGTTTGAAGGCGACAGTTGCACGGCCACCGAAGACACGCCGCCGGCGGCCCCTGCGGGCTATGGCTGGAGCGGTGCGCCAGAGATTGCCGAGCAGGCCCAGGGCTTTACGGTGACCAACCGCCTGCAGCGGCTGACGGGCGGTGTGCAACTGACCAAGCGCATCACCGGCCCGGCAGCAGGCGTTGCAGCCGCCAATGGCAGCTTCGACTTCAGCCTGGATTGCGGCCCGGACGGCATGCACACCGCCAGCGTTACGGTAGCCAATGGGCAAGAAGCCAGCGTCCACTTGGCCGATCTGCCTGCGAATGCCAGCTGCACAGTGACTGAGACGGGCAAGGCCGCAGCGCCTGCGGGCTACCAGTGGCGGGCGCCGGTGTACAGCGCCAACCCGGTGGTGATACCTGCTGGCAGCGATGTGGCGCTGAGCGTCAGCAATCCGCTGACCAGTAACGGCAGCGTGGTTGACCCCATCGATGGCGGCAACAACGGCAAGCTGCGCGCGGTGCCGGTGGGCAGTCCCTGGGCCTATCTGGTGCTGACGGGCCTGATCGCGGGCCTGGGTATGGCGCGCAGAAGGCGCATGCTGTAA
- the purE gene encoding 5-(carboxyamino)imidazole ribonucleotide mutase, which yields MTPIQVGVVMGSSSDWETMQHAVAILQQFGIAFEAQVVSAHRMPDDMFRFAESAVERGLKAIIAGAGGAAHLPGMIAAKTPVPVLGVPVASRHLQGVDSLHSIVQMPKGVPVATFAIGQAGAANAALFAVAMLANEDPALRAKLDAFRAEQTEAARNMTLPVNA from the coding sequence ATGACACCCATCCAAGTTGGCGTGGTCATGGGCTCCAGCAGCGACTGGGAGACCATGCAGCACGCAGTAGCCATTCTCCAGCAATTCGGTATTGCCTTTGAGGCCCAGGTGGTCTCGGCCCACCGCATGCCCGATGACATGTTCCGTTTTGCCGAGAGCGCCGTAGAACGGGGCCTCAAGGCCATCATCGCCGGCGCTGGGGGCGCAGCCCACCTGCCTGGGATGATAGCCGCTAAAACCCCGGTGCCCGTGCTGGGCGTGCCCGTGGCCAGCCGCCACCTGCAAGGCGTTGATTCGCTGCATTCCATCGTGCAGATGCCCAAGGGCGTGCCCGTCGCCACCTTCGCGATCGGCCAGGCCGGTGCGGCCAATGCCGCCCTGTTTGCCGTGGCCATGCTGGCCAATGAAGACCCTGCGCTGCGCGCCAAGCTCGATGCCTTCCGCGCCGAGCAGACCGAAGCGGCCCGCAACATGACCTTGCCGGTGAACGCATGA
- a CDS encoding L-threonylcarbamoyladenylate synthase, with protein sequence MILDGKLDASVRAAALALQAGQLVGLPTETVYGLAADSDNDAAVAQIFSAKGRPADHPLIVHVADAAGVQRYAKAVPVFAQQLIDAFWPGPLTLILPRLPGAAMASTAGQDSVGLRCPSHPVAQAVLQACQQLSPPVWGVSAPSANRFGRVSPTTAAHVAAELGDALLVLDGGACDIGIESTIVDCTRGVPVLLRPGAITRDDIERACGTRPLSMQELTADTPRASGTLLAHYAPSAKVRLMDAKQLQSALDVLGADARHIAIYHRGPLRSASPHLRLQPMPNAPLAAARELFGLLRDLDDWGAKLIWIETPPETADWEGVSDRLQRAAAAG encoded by the coding sequence GTGATTCTGGATGGAAAGCTCGACGCCTCGGTGCGCGCCGCCGCGCTGGCGCTGCAGGCGGGGCAACTGGTTGGCTTGCCGACCGAGACGGTCTACGGCCTGGCCGCCGACAGCGACAACGACGCCGCCGTGGCGCAGATCTTCAGCGCCAAGGGCCGGCCTGCCGACCACCCGCTGATCGTGCATGTGGCCGATGCCGCAGGCGTGCAGCGCTACGCCAAGGCCGTGCCGGTGTTTGCCCAGCAGCTCATCGATGCGTTCTGGCCCGGGCCCCTCACCCTGATCCTGCCGCGCCTGCCCGGTGCGGCGATGGCATCGACGGCCGGACAGGACAGCGTGGGCCTGCGCTGCCCCTCGCACCCGGTGGCGCAAGCGGTGCTGCAGGCCTGCCAGCAGCTCAGCCCGCCAGTCTGGGGCGTCTCGGCGCCCAGCGCCAACCGCTTTGGCCGCGTCAGCCCGACCACGGCCGCCCATGTGGCGGCCGAACTGGGTGACGCACTGCTGGTGCTCGACGGCGGCGCCTGCGATATCGGCATTGAGTCGACCATTGTCGATTGCACGCGTGGCGTGCCCGTGCTGCTGCGCCCCGGCGCCATCACGCGCGACGATATCGAGCGCGCCTGCGGCACCCGCCCGCTGTCGATGCAGGAGCTGACGGCCGATACCCCGCGCGCCTCGGGCACCTTGCTCGCGCACTATGCGCCCAGCGCCAAGGTCAGGCTGATGGATGCCAAGCAGCTGCAATCGGCGCTCGATGTGCTGGGGGCCGACGCGCGGCATATCGCCATCTACCACCGCGGCCCACTGCGCAGCGCCAGCCCCCATCTGCGCCTGCAGCCCATGCCCAATGCGCCGCTGGCTGCGGCCCGCGAGCTGTTTGGCCTGCTGCGCGACTTGGACGACTGGGGCGCCAAGCTCATCTGGATCGAAACCCCGCCGGAGACGGCAGACTGGGAAGGCGTCAGCGACCGTCTGCAGCGCGCGGCGGCGGCTGGCTGA
- a CDS encoding DUF6882 domain-containing protein produces MGLWQKLFGWLSPSAPTAAPAETPTPHPAAAAGGTPQEPARGTREPAFDPAAELAAPLVGMPSAGDVPAAPAAHLAAEAAPSPQADLFEAAAAREAEVPPSIADPALREALSAYAGMAWDRQLDFAERVGDRPWSADTAQGLIAFGDDLRFRMQVLGSYSFQSGTWLWIWAHTQAEVAPAFTEVARQLQGFGAAKNLALFTEPRTALRQEDLHVIGLIAAGADNSAGYYLGNYGEGILLALIDPDHGLPTTAPQPERVPTVVSQLISDFELDHRVLLQHYLPAKGFSVQETGSRITGQHGPHRIVADLDGQGRISAISGSLGPAV; encoded by the coding sequence ATGGGATTGTGGCAAAAACTGTTTGGCTGGCTGAGCCCCTCTGCGCCAACGGCTGCCCCCGCTGAAACCCCGACCCCGCACCCCGCCGCAGCGGCAGGCGGTACGCCGCAGGAGCCTGCGCGCGGCACGCGTGAGCCGGCCTTTGACCCGGCGGCCGAGCTGGCTGCGCCCTTGGTCGGCATGCCCAGCGCTGGCGATGTGCCCGCAGCACCCGCTGCCCATCTAGCAGCCGAGGCAGCGCCCAGCCCGCAGGCCGATCTGTTCGAGGCCGCAGCGGCCCGTGAAGCCGAAGTCCCTCCGTCCATTGCCGATCCCGCACTGCGCGAGGCGCTGTCCGCCTATGCCGGCATGGCCTGGGACCGCCAACTCGATTTTGCCGAGAGGGTGGGTGACCGCCCCTGGTCGGCCGATACGGCCCAGGGCCTGATCGCCTTTGGCGATGACCTGCGTTTTCGCATGCAGGTGCTGGGCTCCTACTCCTTCCAATCAGGCACCTGGCTGTGGATCTGGGCCCATACCCAGGCCGAGGTGGCGCCCGCCTTTACCGAAGTGGCACGCCAGCTGCAAGGCTTTGGCGCGGCCAAGAACCTGGCGCTGTTCACCGAGCCGCGCACCGCGCTGCGCCAGGAAGACCTGCATGTGATCGGCCTGATTGCCGCTGGCGCCGACAACAGCGCTGGCTACTACCTGGGCAACTATGGCGAGGGCATCTTGCTGGCGCTGATCGATCCCGACCATGGCCTGCCCACGACCGCGCCCCAGCCCGAACGTGTGCCGACCGTCGTGTCGCAACTGATCAGCGATTTCGAGCTGGACCACCGTGTGCTGCTGCAGCACTACCTGCCGGCCAAGGGCTTCAGCGTGCAGGAGACGGGCTCGCGCATCACCGGCCAGCATGGCCCACACCGCATCGTTGCCGATCTGGACGGCCAGGGCCGTATCAGTGCGATCTCCGGCAGCCTGGGCCCTGCCGTCTGA
- a CDS encoding SGNH/GDSL hydrolase family protein: MAANWMRRTVLTAVAGASVAMLAACGSSSTANSIRPDSIITFGDAMTDLGQNPNGRPYSVSNGSYNNWTREIAYRYDLTITAAKDGGTAYAYGNARVSQPDATGVTNAPSITAQIDSYLAAHPTFTSNQFVLMSGGMSDVIAGYNEYAAGTKTRDQYLADMTTAGQQMAAQVRRLNSAGAPRVLTVGTPNLGRTLWATSLDNAQPSADPKPSNTLEAATTAFNNGLLNALYGLSGTEVLYADVQYYFNSMTGNPGSYSFTNSTDPACTTADATNGLNIGVNQINSSLCTADTLVEASKVDQYLFSDLVNYTPQAHRRFGDWVYDRMKANW, from the coding sequence ATGGCAGCAAATTGGATGCGCCGTACCGTGTTGACCGCCGTGGCTGGTGCCTCGGTGGCCATGCTGGCGGCCTGCGGATCGAGCTCAACCGCGAACTCGATTCGCCCCGACAGCATCATCACCTTTGGTGATGCAATGACCGACCTGGGCCAAAACCCCAATGGCCGTCCCTACTCGGTCAGCAACGGCAGCTACAACAACTGGACGCGTGAAATCGCCTACCGCTATGACCTGACGATCACCGCGGCCAAGGATGGTGGCACCGCCTATGCCTACGGCAATGCCCGCGTCTCCCAGCCCGATGCCACCGGCGTGACCAATGCCCCCTCCATCACCGCGCAGATCGACAGCTACCTGGCGGCCCACCCAACCTTCACCAGCAACCAGTTTGTGCTGATGAGTGGCGGCATGAGCGACGTGATTGCCGGCTACAACGAATACGCCGCCGGCACCAAGACCCGCGACCAGTACCTGGCCGACATGACCACCGCTGGCCAGCAGATGGCAGCGCAGGTGCGTCGCCTCAACAGCGCAGGCGCCCCCCGCGTGCTGACCGTGGGCACGCCCAACCTGGGCCGCACGCTGTGGGCCACCAGCCTGGACAACGCGCAACCCAGCGCCGACCCCAAGCCATCGAACACGCTGGAAGCGGCCACCACCGCCTTCAACAATGGCCTGCTGAACGCCTTGTATGGCCTGTCGGGCACCGAAGTGCTGTACGCCGACGTGCAGTACTACTTCAACTCGATGACCGGCAACCCCGGCAGCTACAGCTTCACCAACTCCACTGATCCGGCCTGCACCACCGCAGATGCCACCAATGGCCTGAACATTGGCGTCAACCAGATCAACTCCTCGCTGTGCACCGCCGACACCCTGGTGGAAGCCTCCAAGGTCGACCAGTACCTGTTCTCCGACCTGGTGAACTACACGCCCCAGGCGCACCGCCGCTTTGGCGATTGGGTCTATGACCGCATGAAGGCGAATTGGTAA
- the trxA gene encoding thioredoxin: MIDVTIENFEAEVIQASMQVPVLVDFWAPWCGPCKTLGPLLDKLEVDYGGRFKLVKIDSDQEQQLAGMFGIRSIPTCVLMIGGKPVDGFMGAQPEGKLREFLDKHLPSEAAMAAEAGADEAQQLLDSGDVQAALQMLQESLAADPSNDDARFDYARLLIQTGAVTEAEAQIEEPLKRIQQPLRFVALKAWAQAIRFVHEDDRGDWPLEQFDAAIAANKRDFDTRFAKAQALMAEGQWTASMDELLEIIMRDKTWNDQAARKLFVAILELLTPPKPKAADTVPGTTAGGIALTGKASKQEDEVGALLSSYRRRLSMALN; encoded by the coding sequence ATGATCGACGTCACCATTGAGAATTTTGAAGCCGAAGTCATCCAGGCATCCATGCAGGTGCCCGTGCTGGTGGACTTTTGGGCACCTTGGTGCGGCCCTTGCAAAACCCTGGGCCCCTTGCTGGATAAGCTCGAAGTCGACTACGGCGGCCGCTTCAAGCTGGTCAAGATCGATTCGGACCAGGAGCAGCAGCTGGCAGGCATGTTCGGCATCCGCTCCATTCCGACCTGCGTGCTGATGATCGGCGGCAAGCCCGTCGATGGTTTCATGGGCGCCCAGCCGGAAGGCAAGCTGCGCGAATTTCTGGACAAGCATCTGCCGTCGGAAGCAGCCATGGCCGCCGAAGCGGGCGCCGACGAAGCCCAGCAACTGCTGGACAGCGGCGATGTGCAGGCCGCGCTGCAGATGCTGCAAGAGTCGCTGGCGGCCGACCCCAGCAATGACGATGCCCGTTTTGACTATGCCCGCCTGCTGATCCAGACGGGCGCGGTGACCGAGGCCGAAGCCCAGATCGAGGAGCCGCTCAAGCGCATCCAGCAGCCGCTGCGCTTTGTGGCCTTGAAGGCCTGGGCCCAGGCGATCCGCTTTGTGCACGAGGACGACCGGGGCGATTGGCCACTCGAGCAGTTCGACGCGGCCATTGCCGCCAACAAGCGCGACTTCGACACGCGCTTTGCGAAGGCGCAGGCGCTGATGGCCGAAGGCCAGTGGACCGCCAGCATGGACGAGCTGCTGGAGATCATCATGCGTGACAAAACCTGGAACGACCAGGCTGCACGCAAGCTGTTTGTCGCCATCCTGGAGCTGCTGACCCCGCCCAAGCCCAAGGCCGCAGACACGGTGCCCGGCACTACGGCCGGCGGCATTGCGCTGACGGGCAAGGCCAGCAAGCAGGAGGACGAGGTGGGTGCATTGCTCAGCAGCTACCGCCGCCGTCTGAGCATGGCGCTGAACTGA